DNA from Mycolicibacterium alvei:
CCGGTGATCTCGACCAGGCGCGCGGTAACCCCGTCGGCCGGCTCGGCACTGCGCACACTGCCCGACGCCAACGGATTCCCCATGGCCTTGAGGGCACCCAGTTGCACGGTGCCGGCCGGCTCGATCTCCAGCAGCGATCCCCACGCCGGCAGCCCGCCGCCTGCGTCCGAATCGACCACCACCGGCCGCAGCGGCCGGTTGAACTCCGCGGCGACGGGGGCGACCCCGACGGCCCGCCAGTCACCGGCCCCGGTGACCAGTGCGTAGTCGAATGTGTGTGTCCAGTGCTGCAATTGGAAATTGGAGCCGTCCGGCGTGGTACGGCGCGGCGGGTCGATCCAGGTGCCCGACGGCCAGCCGGTGCAGGACCGCATCAGCGAGGTGTGCAGGGTGCCGTCGGGTTCGACGGCGAAGCTCGGCACCCCACGGTTCAGCAGCGCGACGGTGCGGGCCTCGAACGGCTCGGCCGCCGCGGGTGCCTGCTGGGTGACGACGATCTCCGCGTCGGCCAGGTCATCGACCACCGCGTCGAGGTCACCGGCCAGGATCAGCACCGGCAGGCTTCGCACCCCGCGCAGGTCGGCGCCCGGCACCCACTGTTCGGTCAACGGCGCGGCGGCGGGCACCCAGACCCGGGCCGATCCGGTGGCGTCGATCTGCCGTTTGTACTCGTCGGCATAGGCGATGTCCGACTCGGCGAGAACCGCTGCGGTGAACGGGTTTTCCTCGGGACCGCCGAGGGTGAACCGGGTGTCGGGCAGGTTGGAGTCCACGCTGAGATCGCCATAGCGCGGTTTGTCGGCCGCGCTGCAGGTCGCGGTCACCCCGGCCCGTACCAGCGCCACCATCAGATCGCGTGGGTCGGTGCCGTCGTCGGGGGCGATCACCTCGGCCACCGAAACGGCGCGCACCGCATCGGCTCCGATACGCACGCGCGCCGCCGAGGACAGCCCGAACCAGCCGTACGCCGGGTTGTCCAACGTCCACGGATGTTGCGCGGCATCCACCGCGTGGTGGTCCGAATGATCGTGCAGCAGCCCGAATCCGCGGCCGATCACCGCGTCGCCGACCTCGCTCACCGGTAGCGCGCCGGGCACCGGGCAGGGCCAACGCAACCGGACCAGTCGGTCCGCCCCGACGAATTCGTCGATGACGGTGCGGCAATCGACCCGGTCCACACCGGCCCACAGCGTGATGGTCTGCATGTAGCGCAACAGATCCGCGATGCGGCCCCGCACGATCACCCGTTGTCCGAGCGGGCTCCGGTAGCACTGCACCTTCTCGGCCGGGGCGGCCGCGGAGCACACCACCGGCCCGGTGGGCAGCAGATGCCAGGGGCCTTCCCCGGCCTCGGGGTGGGCCGAATACTCCTCGTAGACCGCGAGTTCGTTGCCGACGCCTCCGTCGGCGATGAGTTCTGTGCCGTCGTCGACGAGCGAGGACACCCCGCCGCCGCGGTCCGCATCGACGCGCAACCGGTAGCGGTCGTTGGCGATCTCGTCCCCGGCCACCGGTTGCCAGCCGTGCGCTGTCCCGGCGGTGAACCGGTACGACCGCCACCCCACGGACGGAACATCGCAGACCAGCCAGCTCACCGTCGCTCCGTCGTGCTCGACCAGCACGGGAACCTCATTGCCGTCGCTGTCGAGCACGGCCCCGGGGAACGGTGCGTCCAGGTGCACGGTGACGATGTCGGTCCGGTTGTGCGCTACGGCGTTCCACACGATCACTGATCCATCGACCGCTTCAGACAACAGGTGCAGGGCATTGTCCCGCGCGGTGACACCCAGCTCCCAGGCGTCACGCCAGCTGGTCATCAGGTCGAGGTAGACCTGATCGGATTCCGAACCGGTGATGGCGTCGTGGTGCGCCCCGTAGGCCAGTTGCACCCAGGCCTTGGTCATGGCGGCCTGCGGATAGTCCGCGCCGCCGAGCAGCCCGGCGAACACCGCGAACCGTTCGGCGTCGAGCACTGCGTCCTCGGCAGCCCGGTTGGCCTGCTTGGTGTCGATGTAGGAGACGTCCTTGCCGGTGTAGATCGGGTTCATGTCGCGGGTCTGTGGCGACGGCACGATGCCGCGCTCGTCGACTTCGGCTCGCACCGCGGCGAAGAACTCGGAAGGCAACGCGCACAAGAACTTCGGCCAGACGTACCGCGAGTTCCAGTCACGGTGGATCTGGGTGACCCACTTGTTGGGCGGGGTGTAGTCGGTGCCGACGGGCAGCAGCACGTTGCGGGTCAACGCAACTCGCTTGAGCTTGGCGAACAGCGCGTAGGTGGATTCCTCGGCCTCGGCCAGTGAGGCCGAGGAGTCCATCCACCATCCCGCCGAATAGTGCGCGGGCATGTAGTGGGTGAGCAACCCGCGGCCCGACGGCGCGATCCATTCGAACTCGCTGGCGAACTGCATGCGCTCGGGGTCGCCGTCGTTCTGCATCGGCCCCCACTGGTGATGCGGTCCGCGCGCCCACGAACTGGAGGTCAGGCCGACGTCGGCCGCCATCCCGGGGAATTGCGGGTCGTGCCCGAACACGTCGAGCTGCCACGCGGTGGCCGGGTCGGCACCCATCACATCGCGTTGGAAGCCCATGCCCGACACGAAATTCCGGATCGCGGTCTCCGGGCTGGTGAGGTTGGTGTTCGGCTCGTTGTAGGTGCCGCCCATGATCTCGACGCGCCTCTGCTCGATGAACCGGCGTAGATCGGCCCGGTCTTCCGGGCGGGCGTCCCAGTAGGGCTTGAGATAGTCGACCTCGGCCAGGACGAACTTGTATTCCGGAACGCGGCGGGCCATTTCCAGGTGTGCGTGCACCAGGTCGAATCCGTTGGTCTGCCGGCACTGGCCGGGCGGATCCTCGTTCCACACGCTGATGTAGGCGGCCTGGGTGTTCCACCAGACCGGGTCGTAGTGGAAGTGGCTGATCATGTACATGGTCCAGCCGGGTTCGGCCACGGTGAAGTCGAAGGCGATCTCCCCCACCCGGGCGCGCCGGACCTCGCCGGGCACGCCTCGCTCGACGTCGATCGGAACCTCGACGGTGCCGTCTCCCGGCGCGGCCATCGCCTCACCGGAGAGCCCGTCCCCGTCCACCCGCACCGGCGTCGGTGCGGCGCAGTCCTCGTATCGCACCCGAACCAACTGCCGAGGGGCATCCTCTGGCCCGGCAAACAGCTCCGTCGTCTCCGCTGACAGGACCCGCATCTGCAGAACCTTACGGCCTCAGCCTCCCCGCGAGCAGGACGTTGCGGTACCCGAAGTCGACCGGATTGGGGTGCTTTCACGTCTGCTCGCCGGGGAAGGCGGCGCGCAGGCGGTCGGCGACGACCCCGACGGCGGCAGCCACCTCGGGCGGTTCGAGTACCTCGAAGTCGTGGCCCACGGTGGCGAAATAGAGCACCATGCGCTCGGGGTCGTCGGCGCCGGTGGTGACGATGCAGGCGTCGGGCCCGTCGGCTTCGACGGTGGCGGACGCCGGTGGGAACTTCTGCGCCACAATTTCTTTCGGGGCGTGGTAACGCACCCGGGCGACGTAGCGGTAGGGCGAGGAACTGATCGCACGCCGAACGTAGTCGGCCGCATCCGGCGCCTCGCGCGGCGCGAACGTGGTGCCGCGGGCGGCCACCGCGGTCATCCGGTCCAAGCGCAGACTCCGCCAGTCCCGGCGGTCCCGGTCGTAGGCCATCAGGTACCAGCGCCGCCCGGTGGTCACCAGTTGGTAGGGCTCCAGCCGCCGCTGGGTGTGGTTGCCCCGGATATCGGTGTAGTCGGTACGGACGTGCTCGCGGTCGCGGCAGGCGCGGGCCAGGGTCATCAGTACCTCGGGTTCCACCGGGGCATCGGAGGAGTCGGGGGCCAGGGTGACCGTCGCGTCGTGCACCGCCGATACCTGCGAACGCAACCGCGCGGGCATGACCTGGTCGAGCTTGGACAACGCGCGCAGGGCCGATTCGCCGACGCCGGCGATGCTTCCGCCGGCGGCCAGCCGCAGGCAGACGGCCATCGCGACGGCTTCGTCGGGGTCAAGCAGCAGCGGGGGCAGCGCCGCGCCTGCACCGAGTTGGTAGCCCCCACCCTGTCCCTTGCTGGCGTGAACCGGGTATCCGAGTTCGCGCAACCGCTCGATGTCACGGCGGACGCTGCGGGTGGTGACACCGAGCCGTTCGGCCAGTTCCTGGCCCGTCCAGGCCCTACGCGACTGAAACAGTCCGAGGAGTTGCAACACGCGGCCGGTGGTTTCGCTGCTCACAGCCATGCGAGAAGTCTGCCGCAGTTTTAGGACCGAAGCTGTCCTATATAGGTGACAGGGTGGTCCTATGTGGACAAACCTCCTGGCCGACCAACTCGACTTCCACTGGACCAATCAACTGAGGCCGCGATTGGACGGCCTGACCGACGACGAGTACTTCTGGGCACCCGTCCCACACTGCTGGACCGTTCACTCCGACGGCGCCATCGACTTCAGTTATCCACCGCCACAACCGGAACCGTTCACCACGATCGCCTGGCGACTGGCACACGTGATCGTCGGAGTGTTCGCGATCCGCAACCACTCGCATTTCGGCGGGCCGCCGGCCGACTACGAGTCCTGGCCGTACGCCACCGATGCCAGCACGGCCCTGAGCCAACTCGACGACGCATACCGAAATTGGATCGACGGGGTCAGGTCTCTGAGTGAAGAGGACCTGAAGCGCCCGTGCGGCCCCGCCGAAGGACCGTACGGCAATGAGCCGATGGCCGTGCTGGTCCTGCACATCAATCGGGAAGTGATCCATCACGGCGCCGAAATCGCCTGCATCCGAGATCTTTACACCCACTCATCCCACCACGAGGAGAACTGAACCATGCCCGGAATGCCCGCCCCGACCAGCGGCGAACGCCAGACCCTGATCGACTTCGTCGCCTTCCAGCAGAATGCCTTTTTCGCGGTGGCGCACGGCCTGACCGACGCGCAGGCCCGGTCCACCCCGTCGGTGAGCGCGCTGTCGGTCGGTGGCCTGATCAAGCACGTCACCGCGATGCAACAGGCCTGGACCGCCCGCGCCGAGCATGCGCCGCAGTTCCCACCGCCGGATCCCCGTCCGATGGAAGATCAGATCGCCGACTACGCCGACCAGTACGTGATGGGTGAGCACGAGACCCTGGCCGGACTACTCGGGGCGTTCAAGGCCCAGAACGCCGAGACGTTGCGAGTGCTTGCCGAGCGCGACCTCGACACCGCCGTTCCGATTCCCCACGATGTGCCGTGGTTCCCACAGGACGTCGACAACTGGTCAGTGCGGTGGGTGGCGATGCATCTGATCGAGGAACTCAGTCGCCACGCCGGGCATGCCGACATCATCCGCGAATCGATCGACCGCGCCACGATGTACGAGCTGCTGGCGGCCGAGGAGCAGTGGCCGGAAACCGACTGGATCACGCGCTGGCGGCCCGCCGCCGAGGTCTGATTGGCGGCCCGCCGCCGGGTGAGCTACCGGCCGAGCACCAGTCGGAGCGCATGCTCCACCACCACACCGAGGTCATCGCCCAGGTTGCCGCTCAGCCACTGCTGGGCGAGCTCGGCCATGGCCCCGGTGTACATGGCCGCGCCGATCTGGGCGGCCACCGGATCCGAACCCGGATTCAACCGGCCACCCTCGGACAGCACGGCCTCGCGCAGCAGGTCCTGGGTCGCCGTGCGGCGTGCGGCCAGTACCGGATTGGCTCTGGCGTCGGTGAACAGCACCCGACCCCGCCGCGGGTCGGCTGAACTGAAACCCAGCACGGCGGCGATTCCGGCGCGGGTCCTGGCCCGCAGGGAGTCTCCGGCCCCGGTCGTCGCGGCCTCGACGTCGACGGCCAGGGCCGCGCTGACCTCGTCGTACACCGCTCCGAGCAGGTCGTCGGTATCGGCGAAGCTCTCGTAGAAGTAGCGGGTGTTCAGTCCACATTCGCGGCAGACCGAGCGCACCGAGACCGCGGCCTCACCGCCGTCCCCGAACAGCCGAAACGCCGCGTCCACGAGCAGGGCGCGTCGTTCGGCCCGGCGGTCCCCTAGCGGCACGCCGGCCCATCGCGTCGGACTCGACATTCCTACAGACTAAGTCTGGTCACACCCGTACCCAAAATGTATTCTGGCTACAGACGTAACCAGAAGGGGGTCCCCGGTGGACATGCCACACCAAATCCTCGAGCAGATGCTGCAGCGGAAGTTCGATACGGACATTCGGCAGCACTACTTCCGAGGCATGGAGTTCGCCGGACCCGCCGGCGATCCGGGGTGGTTCGGCCCGGGCAGCGCCGTCTGGCACGTCCACTCCCACACCGAGGCACTCGTCTTCGGCCTGCAGTGCGCGGCCTACCTGGAACGCCTCGATCCCTCCATCTACTGGATGGGCATGCACCATTCGCGTCTGGTCAAACGCGATGACGACGGGACCGCGATCCCCGTCATCGATCCCCGGGGCGCCGCGGTGCGCCTGGGGCATTCGATCGCGTTCTTCATCGGCACCGCCTACGGCAACACCGAAACCGCCGAACGAGTGGCCAAGACTGTCCGCTCCATGCACCACACCATCAAGGGCACCCGCCCAGACGGTGCGGTCTACGACGCCGACGATCCGGACTGGCTGCGCTGGAACTACGCGACCGTGGTGTGGGGGCTGGCCACCGCACACGAGATCTACCACCCGAACCCGTTGCGCGGTAAGAAACTCGACCGCTACTACGGCGAGTTCATCCGTGTCGGGCACGCCCTGGGCGGCACCGACCTGCCCGCAACCAAGGCCGAGACGCTGGAGTGCCTGCACTCTTATCTGCCCAAACTGGCGCTCACCTACGGTGCGGCCATGGCCACCGGTCCCAACCTGCCGATGCCGCAGAGCGCGGTGGACTGGGCGATCCGCGACACCATGCCGAAGTGGGCCAAGCAGATGATCGGGCACACCGATCCCAATCCGATCGAGCGGGCGGCCCGGCGCACCATGGTGTGGTCGATCATCAACGGTCTGCACACCGCGGCCGGTAACACCCCGGAGTTCCGCGCGGCGCAACAGCGCGTCGCCGCCGGGACCACCGTGTCGCACACCGAGCCCACCTACGTGCCCGGAACCGACCCGGTGCAGAGCCGCGAAGAGGTCGAAGAAAGCTTCGCCTCAGTGTGACGCGCGGCACAGATGTTTTTCGCCTGACCGCGCCCTTTGAGACACTGCAGCTATGAGCACTACGCCGCCGAGACCCAAGCACCGCGAGGTCGCCCGGTTGAGCCGGGTGCCGTTGCCTGTGGAAGCCGCCCGTATCGGCGCCACCGGTTGGCAGATCACCCGCACCGGGGTCCGTGTCGCCGCCCACATGTTCGGCAGCGGTTCCCTGCAACAGAAGGTCATCCGGCAGGTCCCGCAGACCTTCTCCGACCTGGGCCCCACCTACGTCAAGTTCGGCCAGATCATCGCGTCGAGCCCAGGTGCCTTCGGTGAGCCGCTGAGCCGTGAGTTCCGCAGCCTGCTCGACCGGGTGCCGCCGGCGGATACCGACGAGGTGCACAAGTTGTTCGTGGAGGAGCTCGGCGACGAGCCCACGAACCTGTTCAAGACGTTCGACGAGAAGCCGTTCGCCTCGGCGTCGATCGCCCAGGTGCACTACGCCACGCTGCACAGCGGCGAGGAGGTGGTGGTCAAGATCCAGCGTCCGGGGATCCGCCGCCGAGTCGCCGCCGACCTGCAGATCCTCAAGCGCGGCGCGCAGCTGGTGGAGCTGGCGAAGCTGGGCCGGCGGCTGTCGGCTCAGGACGTGGTCGCCGACTTCGCCGAGAACCTGGCCGAGGAGCTGGACTTCCGGCTGGAAGCCCAGTCGATGGACGCCTGGGTGTCGCACATGCACGCCTCCCCGCTGGGCGAGAACATCCGGGTCCCGCAGGTGTACTGGGACCTGACCAGCCAGCGGGTGCTGACCATGGAACGGATCACCGGGGTGCGTATCGACGACGTCGCCGCAATCCGCAAGAAGGGCTTCGACGGCACCGAACTGGTCAAGGCCCTGCTGTTCAGCGTGTTCGAGGGTGGCCTGAAGCACGGCCTGTTCCACGGGGACCTGCACGCCGGCAATCTCTACGTCGATGACGCAGGCAAGGTGGTGTTCTTCGACTTCGGCATCATGGGCCGTATCGACCCGCGTACCCGCTGGCTGTTGCGCGAGCTGGTCTATGCGCTGCTGGTCAAGAAGGACCATGCGGCCGCGGGCAAGATCGTTGTGCTGATGGGCGCGGTCGGCACCGTGAAGCCCGAGGCGCAGGCGGCCAAGGACCTGGAGAAGTTCGCCACCCCGCTGACCATGAAATCGCTCGGCGATATGTCCTACGCCGAAATCGGCAAGCAGCTTGCAACCCTGGCCGATGCCTACGACGTCAAGCTGCCCCGCGAACTCGTGTTGATCGGCAAGCAGTTCCTCTACGTGGAGCGGTACATGAAGCTGCTGGCCCCGAAGTGGCAGATGATGAACGATCCCCAGCTCACCGGATATTTCGCCAATTTCATGGTGGATATCAGCCGCGAGCACAAAGAGAACGATCCCGACGGGGACGAGGCCTGAGTGGCCGGCATGAAGGTGCGGACCGGCTTCGCCAAATCGTCCGCGGAACCCGGCGATGTCGACCTCTACTACGAGGACATGGGCAACCCGAATGACCCGGCCGTGCTGCTGATCATGGGTCTCGGTGCGCAGATGCTGTTGTGGCGCACCGGTTTCTGCGAAAAGCTGGTGAGCCTGGGGCTACGTGTCATCCGTTACGACAACCGCGACGTCGGCCTGTCCACCAAATTGTCCGGCACGCGGGTTGATTCTCCGCTGCCGCTGCGGATGGCCCGGTCGTTTCTGGGGCTCCGGAGCCCGTCGGTCTACACCCTCGAAGACGTCGCCGACGACGCCGCGGCCCTGCTCGATCACCTCAGGATCGACACCGCCCACATCGTCGGCGGTTCGATGGGCGGGATGATCGCCCAGGTGTTCGCGTCCCGGCACGCGCAGCGCACCAGGTCACTGGCGGTGATCTTCTCCAGCAACAATCAGCCGCTGTTGCCGCCGCCGGGCATCAAGCAGCTGCTGTCGGTGGTCACCGGCCCACCCGCCAATTCGTCGCGAGATGCCATCATCGACAACACAGTTCGGATCAGCCGGATCAACGGCAGCCCCGGCTATCCCGTTCCCGAGGCGGAGATCAGGGCCCAGGCCGCCGAACTGTACGACCGCGCCTACTACCCGGCCGGGATCGCCCGGCATTTCGGTGCCATTCTCGGCAGCGGCAGTCTGCGCCATCACGACAAGCGGATCAGCGTGCCGACCGTGGTGATCCATGGACGAGCCGACCGGTTGATGCGCCCGTTCGGGGGCCGGGCGGTGGCCCGCGCGATCGCGGGTGCCCGGCTGGTGCTGATCGACGGGATGGGCCACGATTTACCGGAGCCGGTGTGGGATGAGGTCGTCGGCGAGCTGAAGACGAACTTCGGCAGTTCCCGCTGAGCATGTCGCGGGGTGTGATTTCCTTCGCTGACGCAGTCCCGCCTGAACGCTTTCCACGGGATATACCTGCACAATTGGCGCTCTAGACACAATACATTTGTTTGCCACTGAGAATTGTTGACGGCGACGACAACAGGCTCACCGGGGGTGTCTGCGGTACCCTGGATTCGCGAGCAGAACTCTACGGCTTGGAGCATATCTAATATGTCCAAATTGACACCGAAATATGAAGAACTGCAGTCGATCTACGACATTTCAAATGAATTCTACGAACTGTTTCTAGGCCCCACAATGGGCTATACCTGCGGTTATTTCGAGCGCGAAGACATGACCGGCGACGAAGCCCAAATCGCCAAGTTCGATCTGTCGCTGGGCAAGCTGGGACTTGAACCCGGGATGACGCTGCTCGATATCGGCTGTGGCTGGGGCGCAGGCATGGCGCGCGCCATCGAGAAGTACGACGTGAACGTCATCGGGCTGACGCTCAGTGGCGAGCAGCGTGAATACGCCATCGAAAAGCTCGCCCGGATTCCCACCGAACGCAATGTCGAGGTTCGGCTCCAGGGTTGGGAAGAGTTCGATGACAAGGTCGACCGCATCGTTTCGATCGGCGCCTTTGAGCATTTCGGATTCGAGCGGTATCCGGCATTTTTCGAGACGGCCTATAACGCACTGCCCGACGGTGGCACCATGTTGCTGCACAACATCACCGGATTCGACCTTCGTCAGGGCCAGAAGCTCGGTCTGCACATGACATTCGAGGACGCCCGGTTCGCCCGGTTCATCATGACCGAGATCTTCCCCGGCGGCCGACTGCCCTCGGTGTCGATGGAACAGGAGAAAGCGACCGACGCCGGGTTCACGCTCACCCAATTGCAGGAGATCGGCCCACACTACGTCCGGACGCTCGAGATCTGGGCCGACGCGCTCGAGGCCCACAAGGACCGAGCCATCGCGATCCAGGGCCAAGAGGTGTACGACCGCTACGACAAGTACCTCAACGGCTGCCAGAAATACTTCGCATCGGGCCACATCAGCGTGCATCAGTTCACGCTGCAGAAGTAGTTTCACGCGAGCTGTCGGATCACGGCGCCGTCGTTCGTCGGATGGGTAGAGAGTGGGACAGAAAGGTTCTCACTCGCTGACGCCGGGAGATGACGATGTATTACTTCGCTTTACTGATCAGCCAGGATGTGGAGCTGACACCTGAGCAGCGAGCCGAGGGCATGGCCGCGTTCCAGAAATTTCACGCCAAGGCCGCCTCGGCGATCCGGGCCGGCGACGCACTGGACAAAGACGCTGCCGCCTCCCGTATCACCGGAGGTCCGGACAACCCGGTAGTCACCGACGGCCCGTACGCCGAGGGCGCCGAGGTGGCTTGCGGCTACTACGTGTTCGAGGCCGACAATCTCGATGAGGCGCTGGCCCTGGCCCGCGACATCCCGGTCGCCGAGTTCGGCGCGGTCGAGGTGTGGCCGATGGTTCATTGGCAGGCACCCGAGCGGCCACTCGGCAACGATTGGCTGGCCCTGCTGCTGGAGCGGCCGGAGGATGTCAACACGCCGGGCACCGACGAATGGAACCGGCAGGCGGGCCTGCACGTCGAACGCGCCAAGACCATCGGCGACCGGACGCTGGCCGGCGCGCCGTTGCATCCGCCGGCCACGGCGACCACGGTGCGCGTGCGCGACGGCAAGGTGGTGCTGACCGACGGCCCGTACGCCGAGGGCGCTGAGGTGGCCAACGGCTTCTACGTGCTGCGGGCATCGGATCGCGACGAGGCGGTCAAGTTGGCGTCGATGATTCCGGCGTCGGCCATCGAGGTACGCCAGTTGGCCGGGATTTCAGGCCTGTAATCGTCAATGACCCAATTGGACGGCGTCTTTCGGCGCGAGTGGGGCCCGGTGGTGGCCACCATCGCCCGCTGGTCGGGTGATCTCACCGTGGCCGAGGACGCCGTCCAGGAGGCCTGCGCACAGGCGCTCCGGGTATGGCCGGCCGACGGTGTGCCCGCCAGTCCCGGTGCGTGGTTGACGACGGTGGCACGCAATCGGGCCCTGGACCGCCTGCGGCGTGAATCTTCCCGTCCCGGAAAGGAACTCGCAGCGGTGTACGAGCAGGTGAACGCATCCGAGGACGCCGAGCTGCACCCGGTGCGCGATGACGAGCTGCGGATGATGTTCACCTGCGCCCACCCCGCGCTCGACCGCAGCGCGCAGCTGGCCCTGACGCTGCGGCTGATCTCCGGTCTCACCGTCACCGAGATCGCCCGTGCCGTACTGCAGTCCGAGGCCGCAGTAGGTCAGCGAATCACCCGTGCCAAGAACAAGATTCGTCAGGCCAATATCCCGTTGCGGGTTCCACCACCGGAGCTTCTGGCCGAACGCACACCGCACGTGCTCGGCTGCATCTATTCGGTGTTCACCGAGGGTTACTGGCAATGCCGCGCAGTTAAGGTCCGCGCCCTGTTGTCAACCGTCGAGGATTTCGATGGTGATGGCGGTTGTGTAGTTGGTGCGGTCGATGGCGCCTTTAGCCCGGTGCTTGGAAATGGCGCGTTTGACCACTCGGGGACTCGAGCGTGATCGCCGCGCTGGTAGCGGCTGGTTGAGGGCGGCGGCTCCGATGCAGCCGATCAGGTCGATGGTGGCGTCGGCGATCGTTGCGGCGGCGTGAATGACTTGGTCGCGGGCGGTGTTCAGGGCGACGGTGAGGCTCAGCCGGTCGGGGCCGATGTCGGGACGGGCCAGTGCGGTATCGGCCAGGGCGGTGCGCAGGGCCTGGTAGGTGATCAGCAGTGCGTAGACCTCTTGGGTGATGCCGGCGGGGGTACCCGCGCGCAGCACTCGTCCGCCCAGAATGGTCGATTTCAATTCCAGGTAGCTGGTTTCAATCTCCCACCGTTGATGGTAGAGCTCGACCAGTTCGTCTGCGGGATATTGCTTTTCGTCTAGCAGGGTGGTGACCAGGCGGTAGTGACCGTAGCGGGTCGCCCGCCGTCGAGCCGCACGCTGATGCGGGCGTCGATCACCCGCACGGTCACCGCGCCCATCCGTGCCAGCCACGTCCGGTCCGCCAGCGTCTTGATCGGGGGCAGCACACGGGCGTCTTTGCAGCGGATCAGCAACTCGGCATGGGTCGAGGCGATCTTTTCCACGAGCTGTGACGGCGAAGTTGCGGTCAGCCAACAGCAGCATGTCTGGTTTCAGGCACCGCAGCAGCGTTGGTGCATAGGTGGTTTCGCCTACTCCGTAGGCGCCGAACACGGCATCGACGACGGTGCGGGTGCCACACGCCACGACCGTCAGCATGCGCAGCATCGGATACCGGACTCGGCGTCGGGGCGGCCGGTTTGGCGGCCGAACGCTGCGGCGTTGGCTGCACTGTTGGGCACGAACATCGAGGTGCCGTCGATCGCGCAGACCAACAGCCCATGCCAGCGCGTCGCGCCGACAGCCGGGCCGCGTACCAGGGTGAACAATTCGCGCAGCGGGGCAACTCCGACACGTCGCAATGCTTGTGACAGTGCCGAAGAACCCGGTGCGGCCACGGTGACCGGATCCAGGCGGCGACCAGCCGCGCCCAGACCTGCTGGTATCCGATCTCGGCGAACAACGCCCCGGCCAGCAGCAGGTAGACCACGACCCGCGAGGGCAGCACCCGAACACGGCGCTGTACGCGGCCGGTGTTCTCCAAGGCGGCATCTACAAGATCGGCGGACACGATCCGGGTCAACTCGCCCAGATGGCCCGGCGCGAACCGGCCCTGACGACCCGGTGGCCCA
Protein-coding regions in this window:
- a CDS encoding glycoside hydrolase family 38 N-terminal domain-containing protein, whose translation is MRVLSAETTELFAGPEDAPRQLVRVRYEDCAAPTPVRVDGDGLSGEAMAAPGDGTVEVPIDVERGVPGEVRRARVGEIAFDFTVAEPGWTMYMISHFHYDPVWWNTQAAYISVWNEDPPGQCRQTNGFDLVHAHLEMARRVPEYKFVLAEVDYLKPYWDARPEDRADLRRFIEQRRVEIMGGTYNEPNTNLTSPETAIRNFVSGMGFQRDVMGADPATAWQLDVFGHDPQFPGMAADVGLTSSSWARGPHHQWGPMQNDGDPERMQFASEFEWIAPSGRGLLTHYMPAHYSAGWWMDSSASLAEAEESTYALFAKLKRVALTRNVLLPVGTDYTPPNKWVTQIHRDWNSRYVWPKFLCALPSEFFAAVRAEVDERGIVPSPQTRDMNPIYTGKDVSYIDTKQANRAAEDAVLDAERFAVFAGLLGGADYPQAAMTKAWVQLAYGAHHDAITGSESDQVYLDLMTSWRDAWELGVTARDNALHLLSEAVDGSVIVWNAVAHNRTDIVTVHLDAPFPGAVLDSDGNEVPVLVEHDGATVSWLVCDVPSVGWRSYRFTAGTAHGWQPVAGDEIANDRYRLRVDADRGGGVSSLVDDGTELIADGGVGNELAVYEEYSAHPEAGEGPWHLLPTGPVVCSAAAPAEKVQCYRSPLGQRVIVRGRIADLLRYMQTITLWAGVDRVDCRTVIDEFVGADRLVRLRWPCPVPGALPVSEVGDAVIGRGFGLLHDHSDHHAVDAAQHPWTLDNPAYGWFGLSSAARVRIGADAVRAVSVAEVIAPDDGTDPRDLMVALVRAGVTATCSAADKPRYGDLSVDSNLPDTRFTLGGPEENPFTAAVLAESDIAYADEYKRQIDATGSARVWVPAAAPLTEQWVPGADLRGVRSLPVLILAGDLDAVVDDLADAEIVVTQQAPAAAEPFEARTVALLNRGVPSFAVEPDGTLHTSLMRSCTGWPSGTWIDPPRRTTPDGSNFQLQHWTHTFDYALVTGAGDWRAVGVAPVAAEFNRPLRPVVVDSDAGGGLPAWGSLLEIEPAGTVQLGALKAMGNPLASGSVRSAEPADGVTARLVEITGSAAEVTIRSGLRTVSAAANLNLLEEPASEQTSGLTLHGYQIATVSTQLNLPKMVSGEHQRLAPEAEAAQPLYARYWLHNRGPAPLGGLPVVAYVHPEGIAGQPGSEVTVRLTAASDCTDAALHGRVRVDGPPGWEAQPAELPYVLPPGGYLETDVVLSIPAGAEPGLYPVRAELAVTGSGSDALPPSWRQVVEDVCIVTIGEPAPQVLKLVSEPQAVDIQAGESARLSMTIGTDALAALSAEAHLISPWGTWEWMGPAAVGVEVPASGTAEIGFDVAPPAWVQPGEWWALIRVGCAGRLIYSPAVKVTVR
- a CDS encoding TetR/AcrR family transcriptional regulator translates to MSSPTRWAGVPLGDRRAERRALLVDAAFRLFGDGGEAAVSVRSVCRECGLNTRYFYESFADTDDLLGAVYDEVSAALAVDVEAATTGAGDSLRARTRAGIAAVLGFSSADPRRGRVLFTDARANPVLAARRTATQDLLREAVLSEGGRLNPGSDPVAAQIGAAMYTGAMAELAQQWLSGNLGDDLGVVVEHALRLVLGR
- a CDS encoding DinB family protein — translated: MWTNLLADQLDFHWTNQLRPRLDGLTDDEYFWAPVPHCWTVHSDGAIDFSYPPPQPEPFTTIAWRLAHVIVGVFAIRNHSHFGGPPADYESWPYATDASTALSQLDDAYRNWIDGVRSLSEEDLKRPCGPAEGPYGNEPMAVLVLHINREVIHHGAEIACIRDLYTHSSHHEEN
- a CDS encoding helix-turn-helix transcriptional regulator, coding for MAVSSETTGRVLQLLGLFQSRRAWTGQELAERLGVTTRSVRRDIERLRELGYPVHASKGQGGGYQLGAGAALPPLLLDPDEAVAMAVCLRLAAGGSIAGVGESALRALSKLDQVMPARLRSQVSAVHDATVTLAPDSSDAPVEPEVLMTLARACRDREHVRTDYTDIRGNHTQRRLEPYQLVTTGRRWYLMAYDRDRRDWRSLRLDRMTAVAARGTTFAPREAPDAADYVRRAISSSPYRYVARVRYHAPKEIVAQKFPPASATVEADGPDACIVTTGADDPERMVLYFATVGHDFEVLEPPEVAAAVGVVADRLRAAFPGEQT
- a CDS encoding DinB family protein, which encodes MPGMPAPTSGERQTLIDFVAFQQNAFFAVAHGLTDAQARSTPSVSALSVGGLIKHVTAMQQAWTARAEHAPQFPPPDPRPMEDQIADYADQYVMGEHETLAGLLGAFKAQNAETLRVLAERDLDTAVPIPHDVPWFPQDVDNWSVRWVAMHLIEELSRHAGHADIIRESIDRATMYELLAAEEQWPETDWITRWRPAAEV